A stretch of Lysinibacillus agricola DNA encodes these proteins:
- a CDS encoding DUF3139 domain-containing protein has product MNKKKIYITISILIAVIVIAIPMGFIYVLNNGNPYTKYMANKYVPEYLEVKGYTDEEIEKSHYIEPKYLINKDFYHGHYMVIFKDEPNTTYYYGITKKGKQVQQFCEKDILSSDGVTDIFEGETKYSEKECKNSLDNRD; this is encoded by the coding sequence ATGAATAAAAAAAAGATATATATTACAATTAGTATCCTAATTGCTGTTATTGTCATTGCTATTCCAATGGGTTTTATTTATGTGCTAAACAATGGTAATCCGTATACAAAATACATGGCTAATAAGTATGTTCCAGAATACTTAGAAGTGAAGGGATATACAGACGAAGAAATTGAAAAATCACATTATATTGAGCCAAAGTACTTAATAAATAAAGATTTTTATCACGGACATTATATGGTCATTTTTAAAGATGAGCCGAATACAACCTATTATTATGGAATAACTAAAAAAGGAAAACAAGTTCAGCAATTTTGTGAAAAAGACATACTTTCATCGGATGGTGTTACTGACATATTTGAGGGTGAGACAAAATATAGTGAGAAAGAATGTAAAAATTCTTTAGATAATAGAGATTAA